The following nucleotide sequence is from Candidatus Bipolaricaulota bacterium.
TCATATTTTCATCGGTTACCGTGACGCTCAAACGTCTAAAATTGACGAACACGAAACCATCCAGCAAAAAAACGAACACCATAACCAAATTGGCAAAATCGGGCGCTTCGCTCACCGAATCAGCTCGATAAGATGAAACAAAGCAATAGCCGATGACAATCAAAACCGCAAACACCAAAAGCGTTCCAATCGGCGAAAAGCTTTGCTTTTCTTCATGTAAAATATTCATAATTTTCTAAAACGGTTTATATATCGAAGTCACTCCGTCCAATTCCGCCAAACTGAATACCGGCCCGTCTTGGCAGATATATTTCGAACCGATGGCGCAATGCTGGCACACGCCTTGGCCGCAGTACATTCGTTTTTCCAGGCTGAGATAAATACTTTCGGGAGATATTTTTTTTGCCAGCAATTTTTTAACCACCGCCTTGTACATAACCGGCGGACCGACAACGAAAAACAAGGCATCATCAACCAAATCTTTATTTAAAAGATCACTGACAAAACCGCTTTTGGGAGAATACTTCGGCAGTCTTCCCTTTTCCAAAATCAAATTCAAATCGTAATTTTTTTGCCACTCGGCAAAACTATTTTTAAAATACAGAGTATCTTTGCTCGAGCAACCGATAAAAATTTGTTTTTCCATTTCTTGGCGATCCGAGTAATATTCTATTATCGAACGCAAAGGCGCGAAGCCGCAACCGCCTCCTATCAGAATCAAATTTTTATCAATCGCCTCGGGGAAACCGTTGCCGAAAGGCCCCCTCACCAGCATAAAATCGTTTATCTTGAGCGAAATCAATTTTTTGGTAATTCTGCCAATGCCGCGGATCGTTAACTCAAAATAATCCCCGGCTTCTTTGGGATTGGAACACAAACTTATCGGCGCTTCGCGCCAACCCATCAGGCCGACTTGCATGAATTGCCCGGGCAAAAATTCGAAAGCTTTCTGGCCGTCCGCCGGCAATTTCAAACGAAACAAAACAGTGTCCGCGTTCTGCTCTTCCCGACCGATGATTTTGGCTTTTTCCGGTTTATACGCGTTTCTCATTTTATTTTCTTAGGTTTTTAAAATTTTCCGCTATGCTGATGCCCACCGGACAAGCCTGAAAACATCTCATGCAACCGACGCAACCGGGAAATTTGTATTCGTCCGTCATTCTGACGAATTTATGATAATACCAATAATATAATTTTTCCGCGGCGTGTCTCATGTCGTTTTCGCCATTGGTTATTTTCGTGAATTCCGGATAAAAGCAAGACGACCATTTTCTTTTTCTGGAAATAACATCTCCGTCCGCGACATCTTCATGCTCGAAACAAAAACAAAGCGGGCAGACGAGAGAACATTTGCCGCAAGCCAGACAAATTTTGCCCAGCTCTTGCCAGAGCTTATCCTCGGGCTTGGACTTGAAAATCAATTCCCTGTTTTTTAAAACAAATTCCTTATTCGGCCCTTCTTCGGGGATCGGCCCGGCGTATTCGATATTCATATAATCACTGATACCGTTTTCCTCCAGTATTTGCTGGCCTTTTTCCGAGCCGCTGAAAATTTTCAAATTTTTGTTTTTTTGCTCTTCAATGAAAATATCGAAATTCAAATGTTCAAGCTTATCCTCCCTGAATTTTTCATGAAAAATTTTATATTTCCGATAATCCTGCGGCAGACCGGCGCTGTAGCCGATAAGTAAAGTCTTGGCTCGTCGCTTTTGATAATAAACGTCTTCGGAAAAAATCGCTTCCAGATAAGTCAGGGCCTGCAAATCCAAAATATTTATTCCAAAAATCACTCTGGATTTTTTTTCAAATATCTCGCAAAGCCCTTTTTCATCTTGTTTTAATATTTCTTCCGTTGAGGGCAACAGCAAATGCTTGAAGCTTTGCTTGGGCAATTTCCATGACCAATCCATTTCCTTGATGTCCGAGATCTCAACCACCGCGATATCATCATCGATTTTTCGGGGCGCGAAAAAAACATTTTTTTTCAGCAAACAAAGCAATAATTGATTGAGAGCGCTTTTTGTCATATTAAAATCATTATAACACAAAAACCGGCGGATAAAAAACAAAAAATCCCCAAGGAATCGGGGATTTTTATAATTCTTGTTTATGTTTATTTGGCGTCAATCACGAAGGTGGCGATAATACCCGGGACTTCATCCATTCTCTTTTCCATTTCAGCGTTGGCCGTGGATTGCGCGCGATCCCAAGTGAATATATGTTGCGAATTTTCAGTGATATAAACCGGTTTCGGCCCTTCGGCGTCTTTTTGGATATCCCACTGATCATGAGTAAAAATCGTTATGGCGAACAATCCGTCTTTTTGCGCGGGCAAACCGAAATAAAAAGATGGCGCTGAGCCGACCTGCCAGGAGGTGTTCTTTTCCACGAGATTATACTCTTTCCACTCCGCGGGCAAAGTCAAACCGAAACCGTATTCAGAATTATAATAATCTATTTCCTCCTCGATCATCGCCTCCG
It contains:
- a CDS encoding FAD/NAD(P)-binding protein → MRNAYKPEKAKIIGREEQNADTVLFRLKLPADGQKAFEFLPGQFMQVGLMGWREAPISLCSNPKEAGDYFELTIRGIGRITKKLISLKINDFMLVRGPFGNGFPEAIDKNLILIGGGCGFAPLRSIIEYYSDRQEMEKQIFIGCSSKDTLYFKNSFAEWQKNYDLNLILEKGRLPKYSPKSGFVSDLLNKDLVDDALFFVVGPPVMYKAVVKKLLAKKISPESIYLSLEKRMYCGQGVCQHCAIGSKYICQDGPVFSLAELDGVTSIYKPF
- a CDS encoding 4Fe-4S dicluster domain-containing protein: MTKSALNQLLLCLLKKNVFFAPRKIDDDIAVVEISDIKEMDWSWKLPKQSFKHLLLPSTEEILKQDEKGLCEIFEKKSRVIFGINILDLQALTYLEAIFSEDVYYQKRRAKTLLIGYSAGLPQDYRKYKIFHEKFREDKLEHLNFDIFIEEQKNKNLKIFSGSEKGQQILEENGISDYMNIEYAGPIPEEGPNKEFVLKNRELIFKSKPEDKLWQELGKICLACGKCSLVCPLCFCFEHEDVADGDVISRKRKWSSCFYPEFTKITNGENDMRHAAEKLYYWYYHKFVRMTDEYKFPGCVGCMRCFQACPVGISIAENFKNLRK